One segment of Leptospira fainei serovar Hurstbridge str. BUT 6 DNA contains the following:
- a CDS encoding DoxX family protein yields the protein MELIVLLARILFGAIFIVAGPGHFSSERIAHAAQLGVPLASIAVPLSGMIAFFGGLSIVLGFKAAWGAWLIVLFLVPVTVMMHQFWGITDPIAVRVQQAMFMKNLSMLGGALLIAHFGSGPFSLKE from the coding sequence ATGGAATTAATCGTTTTGTTAGCTCGAATTCTTTTCGGGGCAATTTTTATCGTCGCGGGTCCGGGACATTTCTCTTCCGAAAGGATAGCGCATGCAGCGCAATTAGGAGTCCCGCTCGCTTCGATTGCGGTTCCGCTTTCCGGAATGATTGCTTTTTTCGGGGGTCTCAGCATTGTTCTGGGATTTAAAGCTGCTTGGGGTGCATGGTTAATCGTGTTATTCCTCGTACCTGTAACGGTTATGATGCACCAGTTTTGGGGCATTACCGATCCTATTGCAGTTCGCGTCCAGCAGGCTATGTTTATGAAAAATCTTTCCATGCTTGGCGGAGCTTTACTGATCGCTCATTTCGGGTCGGGACCTTTTAGTTTGAAGGAATAA
- a CDS encoding SMP-30/gluconolactonase/LRE family protein yields MKLNQNFIIFISISYIIGCNPEKIKIGEAYRLGEVPSGILEVEAKQDSFLNGLKVAMTDLPGHDDLIFDAEKKQGFASGMDGWIWKLDLVTGKASQWLRPPVNPAGLQYSDSKKEKILVCASRLGGESYDEKNRVGLYEVEISTKKLKPLVLDLPKTEKEEFEKVYTLSERRAILLKDLTPANSRSFSLCNDLAVSPDGNRIYITEPFEREEASMGSGAVPEAIGLYPHGKLWIYDRKKESISLVLNGFTFVDGILLEENPAGMEESVIFTETSKFRILRAFISGKKGGTSEVLFENLPGLADGLERDDKGRIWAGIIKRRSGLINFVHGNPWMKSALLSLPQWILPISKKTGFLVLDSRAKRALYYSLHDGSKIRDISVAVPFGERVYFPSFDLQSRGLYSLSISELQLAE; encoded by the coding sequence ATGAAACTAAATCAGAATTTTATTATATTTATCTCTATTTCGTACATAATCGGTTGTAACCCTGAAAAAATCAAAATCGGTGAAGCGTATCGCTTGGGAGAAGTTCCTTCGGGTATCTTAGAAGTCGAAGCAAAACAGGATTCGTTTTTAAACGGTTTGAAAGTGGCAATGACGGATCTCCCCGGCCACGACGATTTGATCTTTGACGCCGAAAAAAAACAGGGATTTGCATCCGGTATGGACGGCTGGATCTGGAAATTGGATTTGGTTACGGGGAAGGCTTCTCAATGGTTGCGTCCTCCCGTAAATCCCGCAGGTCTACAGTATTCCGATAGCAAAAAGGAGAAGATTCTAGTCTGTGCTTCCAGATTGGGAGGAGAATCTTACGATGAAAAAAATCGAGTCGGTTTATACGAAGTTGAGATCTCTACTAAGAAATTGAAACCTTTAGTATTGGATCTACCGAAAACGGAAAAAGAAGAATTCGAAAAAGTTTATACATTATCCGAAAGACGGGCGATTTTGCTAAAAGATCTAACTCCGGCCAATTCCAGATCGTTTTCTCTTTGTAACGACCTCGCCGTGTCGCCGGATGGAAATCGCATCTATATCACCGAACCTTTCGAAAGAGAGGAAGCCTCAATGGGGAGCGGAGCGGTACCGGAAGCGATCGGTTTGTATCCTCACGGTAAACTTTGGATATACGACCGAAAAAAGGAATCCATCTCGTTGGTGCTGAACGGATTCACTTTCGTGGACGGAATCCTTTTGGAGGAAAATCCGGCTGGAATGGAGGAGTCCGTTATTTTTACCGAGACTTCCAAATTTAGAATTCTACGCGCATTTATCTCGGGAAAGAAGGGCGGAACGTCGGAAGTTCTCTTCGAAAATTTACCGGGTTTGGCGGATGGGCTTGAACGGGACGACAAAGGGCGGATTTGGGCGGGAATCATTAAGCGAAGATCCGGGCTTATCAATTTTGTACATGGAAATCCCTGGATGAAGTCCGCTCTCCTTTCTCTTCCGCAATGGATTCTGCCGATTTCCAAAAAAACAGGGTTTCTTGTTCTAGATTCGAGAGCGAAACGAGCTCTCTATTATTCTTTGCATGACGGTTCCAAGATTCGGGATATCTCCGTCGCGGTTCCTTTCGGAGAAAGAGTTTATTTTCCTTCTTTCGATCTACAGTCCAGAGGATTGTATTCACTTTCCATCTCGGAGTTGCAATTAGCCGAATGA
- a CDS encoding M24 family metallopeptidase yields the protein MPVETEKGFLSRLSSRFSRYHSESVKTPSEEEKAGFRKAQRLAYRCVTEIEKEMREGWTEIQTAKRMDTFLRDHGVKVFLHRPFAWFGEHARFDGYKRFTQFHPGKKRLAPNESFILDVSPVVEGYIGDIGYSSSLRENPELNSGMEYLLKLRKAIPEYFASSMSASEIWWKIDRDAKQNGFDNIHSLYPFAVLGHRVYKVRIPNISFPLLPISFASWFSLQGSYEFLTHKVLPELLTPDHEGDKTGLWAIEPHLGKGKTGFKFEEILVVEKDRVYWLDDNVPHVNKARKLQESI from the coding sequence ATGCCAGTAGAGACAGAAAAAGGATTTCTATCCAGACTTTCTTCCAGATTTTCCAGATATCATTCCGAGTCGGTGAAAACTCCGAGCGAAGAAGAGAAAGCGGGTTTTCGAAAAGCCCAGAGACTAGCTTACCGATGCGTTACCGAAATCGAAAAGGAAATGCGGGAAGGATGGACGGAGATCCAGACGGCAAAACGCATGGATACTTTCTTACGGGACCACGGAGTGAAGGTGTTCCTGCATCGGCCCTTTGCCTGGTTTGGGGAACATGCTAGATTCGACGGCTATAAGAGATTTACTCAGTTTCATCCAGGTAAGAAAAGACTAGCGCCGAACGAATCTTTTATCCTGGACGTTTCTCCCGTCGTTGAAGGTTATATCGGAGATATCGGTTACTCTTCTTCTCTACGGGAGAATCCGGAATTGAATTCCGGAATGGAATATCTTCTAAAACTCCGGAAAGCGATTCCCGAATACTTTGCCTCTTCTATGAGCGCCTCGGAGATTTGGTGGAAAATAGATCGGGACGCAAAGCAGAACGGTTTTGACAATATTCACTCCTTGTATCCGTTCGCTGTGCTGGGCCATCGCGTATATAAAGTACGTATTCCTAATATTTCCTTTCCCTTATTGCCGATCAGTTTCGCCAGTTGGTTCAGTCTCCAAGGATCTTATGAATTTCTAACTCATAAGGTCTTGCCGGAACTTCTTACGCCCGATCATGAAGGCGATAAAACAGGGTTATGGGCGATCGAGCCCCATCTCGGCAAAGGGAAGACCGGATTTAAGTTCGAAGAGATCCTAGTGGTGGAAAAAGATCGAGTTTACTGGTTGGACGATAATGTTCCCCACGTAAATAAAGCTAGGAAATTACAAGAATCGATATGA
- a CDS encoding helix-turn-helix transcriptional regulator gives MDFSRKDILYLWNSRVIFATNAMQTDFHEHYAATLAVSLTENICIETENGKEEYRAALVAPNTYHRTVSPGVEMVSLLIDPETYEYGAIAEFIETGKVKRLEISAFLPLMERLWELYYGNLNDTEVWELHLDLLQCVYPFRKLEKNIDERVQKIAHKIRTELPDSIRMKEIGKDFSISEDRLIRLFKENLGIPLRRYLLWVRVMSTVKLLKEGKNLTEAAHSAGFSDSAHFTRTFKENFGFVPSFFFGHLKSIEVRFCESE, from the coding sequence ATGGATTTTTCTCGAAAAGACATTCTATATCTATGGAACAGCCGAGTGATATTCGCAACGAATGCGATGCAAACGGATTTTCACGAACACTATGCGGCTACCTTGGCGGTTTCATTAACCGAAAATATATGTATTGAGACCGAAAATGGAAAAGAAGAATACCGGGCGGCCTTGGTCGCACCGAATACCTATCATCGTACCGTTTCCCCCGGAGTGGAAATGGTATCGTTGCTGATCGATCCGGAAACGTATGAATACGGAGCCATCGCCGAATTCATAGAGACGGGAAAGGTTAAACGATTAGAAATTTCCGCTTTTCTTCCTCTGATGGAAAGATTATGGGAATTATATTATGGAAATTTAAATGATACGGAAGTTTGGGAGCTTCATCTTGATTTGTTGCAATGTGTCTATCCTTTTCGAAAATTGGAAAAGAACATAGACGAAAGAGTTCAAAAGATCGCGCATAAAATTCGAACTGAATTGCCTGACAGCATCCGGATGAAAGAGATCGGCAAGGACTTTTCAATTTCCGAAGATCGATTGATTCGTCTCTTTAAGGAAAATTTGGGAATTCCTCTCAGAAGATACTTGTTATGGGTCCGAGTCATGAGCACCGTAAAACTTTTAAAGGAAGGAAAAAACCTAACCGAAGCCGCTCACTCTGCGGGCTTTTCGGACTCGGCGCATTTTACCCGTACGTTTAAGGAAAATTTCGGATTCGTACCCTCTTTTTTTTTCGGTCACTTAAAATCGATCGAAGTCCGGTTCTGCGAATCGGAATGA
- a CDS encoding VOC family protein, translating into MRKLFSAICILITAILLWWVITASQSDYRKIEGIDFSYATVILNSPNPERLSKFYQSVFRTQKSEDASDWSLDGSGKSVVSLRTPGYQGHGPLLTILKGGKSNVKSPLPNDLGYAHICFESDDIPGLIKQIAKNGGKILSSFKDMEKVPAVYATDPDGNVFEVHIPFPTPLTPRTIYRSLNSLVRTYFELSPPEIDRIRFLHVNINSTDWIKTVNFYIKVLETSTTGFERDYKGEFIENLTGINGAAIRGRHVVLPGYSDGGPTFEVFTYNKASSKKPVTMTEMGRVATGFQVQNLDTATNKIIREGGTFIRRNASQSVILKDLDGNLLILVRRK; encoded by the coding sequence ATGAGAAAACTATTTTCTGCAATCTGTATTTTAATAACTGCCATCTTACTTTGGTGGGTTATCACTGCATCTCAAAGTGATTATCGTAAAATAGAAGGTATCGATTTTTCGTACGCAACCGTAATTTTAAATAGCCCAAATCCTGAACGACTTTCGAAATTTTATCAAAGCGTCTTTCGAACTCAAAAATCGGAAGATGCGTCGGACTGGAGTTTGGATGGCTCCGGTAAATCCGTCGTATCTCTTAGAACGCCAGGATATCAAGGGCACGGTCCATTATTAACTATTCTAAAAGGTGGTAAATCGAATGTTAAATCACCTTTACCGAACGATTTAGGTTACGCTCATATTTGCTTCGAGAGTGATGATATCCCCGGATTGATCAAACAAATCGCAAAGAACGGCGGCAAAATACTCAGCTCGTTCAAAGATATGGAGAAAGTTCCGGCAGTATATGCAACTGATCCGGACGGGAATGTTTTCGAAGTTCACATCCCGTTTCCCACACCGCTAACTCCTCGCACTATATATCGCTCATTGAATTCGCTGGTGCGAACCTATTTTGAATTATCACCGCCCGAGATAGACAGGATACGATTTCTTCACGTAAATATCAATTCGACTGATTGGATTAAGACAGTTAATTTTTACATTAAGGTATTAGAAACTTCCACTACCGGATTCGAAAGAGATTATAAAGGCGAATTCATTGAAAATCTAACGGGCATAAACGGAGCCGCTATTCGAGGCCGACACGTTGTATTGCCCGGCTATAGCGATGGAGGTCCAACTTTTGAAGTTTTCACTTATAATAAAGCGTCCTCAAAAAAACCGGTTACGATGACCGAAATGGGACGAGTTGCAACCGGTTTCCAGGTTCAAAATCTGGATACTGCAACAAACAAGATAATTAGAGAAGGTGGAACTTTTATACGCCGAAATGCAAGTCAATCGGTGATACTCAAGGATCTCGACGGCAACTTATTAATATTGGTGCGGAGAAAATAA
- a CDS encoding alcohol dehydrogenase catalytic domain-containing protein — protein MMNNVPSKMKALRQLGPLPENALSDPNEIRKYLQLTEIDVPKPGPGQVLVKVDRGSMNPNDLYHIQGVYSSTLNYPYPRGVGFEGAGIVVANGGGIVGRLRMGKRVALYSKNGIFAEYVLADPLKLIVLPKDVQFKEAASSVANPITGIGMARWAKASGSKYFFITAAAGAVARMTMRVAHSYGLKSIAIVRREEQAEICKEEGASYVLNQAEPDFELKLTELCKKVNCTYGFDCIGGEMPLTLMRALPQGSTLCMYGYFNTGPMLFQPQKLFSGWKATFFEIEYIIDSLSLLSRFRLSREVINNVNGIFKPKIQRQFNLTQAAEAYTYYSQHMTEGKIQIIVNDNL, from the coding sequence ATGATGAACAATGTACCGAGCAAAATGAAAGCCCTTCGACAACTCGGGCCCTTACCGGAGAATGCGCTTTCAGATCCGAACGAAATTCGGAAATACTTACAGCTTACTGAAATCGACGTCCCAAAACCCGGTCCGGGTCAGGTTCTTGTAAAAGTCGATCGAGGTTCAATGAATCCGAACGATCTTTATCATATTCAAGGAGTCTATAGTTCCACTTTAAATTATCCCTATCCGCGGGGTGTTGGCTTTGAAGGAGCCGGCATCGTCGTTGCCAATGGTGGAGGTATAGTAGGAAGACTAAGAATGGGTAAGCGAGTCGCACTTTACAGTAAGAACGGTATCTTTGCGGAATACGTGTTGGCAGACCCATTAAAGTTAATCGTTCTCCCCAAAGACGTACAGTTTAAAGAAGCGGCTTCATCCGTTGCAAATCCGATAACCGGTATCGGAATGGCGAGATGGGCGAAAGCGTCAGGGTCAAAATATTTTTTCATTACTGCCGCTGCCGGAGCTGTCGCGCGTATGACGATGCGTGTAGCGCACAGCTACGGGCTGAAGAGTATTGCAATTGTCCGAAGGGAAGAGCAAGCCGAGATTTGCAAAGAAGAAGGGGCTTCCTACGTACTAAACCAGGCAGAACCGGATTTCGAATTAAAGCTGACCGAATTGTGCAAAAAAGTAAATTGCACTTACGGCTTTGACTGCATAGGAGGCGAGATGCCGTTAACTCTGATGCGTGCACTGCCTCAAGGATCCACACTGTGCATGTACGGTTATTTTAATACCGGACCGATGCTATTCCAACCGCAAAAATTATTCAGCGGATGGAAAGCGACATTCTTCGAAATCGAATATATTATCGATTCGCTATCTCTTCTCTCAAGATTCCGATTATCAAGGGAAGTTATCAATAATGTTAACGGCATTTTCAAACCTAAGATTCAACGTCAATTTAATTTGACTCAAGCGGCGGAAGCGTATACTTACTATAGTCAACATATGACCGAAGGAAAGATCCAAATCATCGTGAATGACAATTTATAA
- a CDS encoding porin OmpL1 has product MKQTKCKTILVLMFLSSAGNLSAKSYIFGSLGTQFDLGQLGKTITQDGQNASSYYDVQSSDGQNGVATRRALIPEDRLVTLQHTTNGLISVKTKGPMTGGVISFGYEKDFGKVFFWRISGNYTRKIMGGYSEAKFAGYQYYDITYDYNAVQIPVDIGIKLSISEDAAIYIGAGIHYFKGGWSLAGSNRMEDVHQYLVTNLGPTNTITNLVADGTSPQSNWENTRFNAAGFAPNWLIGAQARLSEKGYFFMEAETFYSFQYGVGHTRSLGGIISLAPSPGFPVILGGTQYRFGYKFEI; this is encoded by the coding sequence ATGAAGCAAACTAAATGTAAAACGATTCTCGTTCTTATGTTTCTCTCTTCGGCGGGAAATCTAAGCGCAAAATCTTATATCTTCGGGAGTCTTGGAACCCAGTTTGACCTCGGTCAACTAGGAAAGACGATAACTCAAGATGGTCAAAATGCCTCCAGCTATTACGACGTGCAGTCTTCGGACGGTCAAAATGGCGTCGCGACCCGGCGTGCACTCATTCCCGAAGACAGGTTGGTAACCCTTCAGCATACTACGAACGGTCTTATTAGCGTGAAAACAAAAGGGCCTATGACAGGCGGTGTCATCTCTTTCGGATATGAGAAAGATTTCGGAAAAGTATTCTTTTGGCGAATATCCGGAAATTATACGAGAAAGATTATGGGCGGTTATTCGGAAGCCAAATTTGCCGGATATCAATATTACGATATAACGTACGATTACAATGCTGTCCAGATACCCGTGGATATCGGTATTAAGCTTTCCATAAGCGAAGATGCCGCAATTTATATCGGCGCAGGGATTCATTATTTCAAAGGCGGTTGGAGTCTCGCCGGGAGCAATCGTATGGAAGATGTTCATCAATATTTGGTAACAAACCTCGGCCCAACAAACACAATTACGAACCTCGTCGCCGATGGAACAAGTCCTCAATCGAATTGGGAAAATACGAGATTCAATGCGGCCGGTTTTGCTCCGAATTGGTTGATCGGCGCTCAAGCTCGATTATCGGAGAAAGGTTATTTCTTTATGGAAGCCGAAACTTTTTACTCCTTTCAGTATGGAGTTGGGCACACCCGTTCGTTAGGCGGCATTATCAGTTTAGCTCCTTCTCCGGGATTTCCGGTAATATTAGGAGGGACTCAGTATCGATTCGGATATAAATTCGAAATATAG
- a CDS encoding TetR/AcrR family transcriptional regulator: protein MKKNRIPLKKSRNLEVTRKQILEVAFMNFFKRGFQGTSVDDLVEQTSLTKGAFYHQFPTKLMLGYAVVDEVLKSLIVDRWIKPLEAYENPIVGILELMQNHIGNAKPEILKYGCPLNNLVQEMSPVDKGFKIRLQAALKLWINELEKSLERAKAAGYIKKEINTSEAAHFIVMAHEGFYGLIKGVGDPNLFGILFKAMNRYFDSIS from the coding sequence ATGAAAAAAAACAGGATCCCATTAAAGAAATCCCGCAATCTTGAAGTTACGAGAAAGCAAATTCTCGAGGTCGCTTTTATGAATTTCTTTAAACGTGGTTTTCAAGGTACCAGTGTGGATGACCTTGTAGAGCAGACTTCCTTGACTAAAGGAGCTTTTTACCATCAATTTCCCACCAAGCTTATGCTCGGTTATGCCGTCGTTGACGAGGTTTTAAAATCGTTGATAGTCGATCGTTGGATTAAGCCGCTCGAGGCATATGAAAATCCGATTGTTGGCATTTTGGAACTCATGCAGAATCATATCGGCAATGCGAAACCTGAGATTCTTAAGTACGGTTGTCCATTGAATAACCTCGTGCAAGAAATGTCGCCTGTGGATAAGGGTTTCAAGATTCGTCTTCAGGCAGCTCTTAAGCTATGGATCAATGAGCTCGAAAAATCCTTAGAACGAGCTAAGGCGGCCGGTTATATTAAGAAAGAGATTAATACCAGCGAGGCGGCGCATTTTATCGTGATGGCTCACGAAGGTTTTTACGGGCTTATCAAAGGAGTGGGGGATCCGAATCTTTTCGGCATTCTATTCAAAGCGATGAATCGATATTTCGATTCGATCTCTTAA
- a CDS encoding DUF1761 domain-containing protein, whose protein sequence is MFTTYQLVCKYTSILGFQRKIAKAAINNGDNMLPINLTAVSLAALTAFVLGFLFHGPLFGKLWMKLADVHPTGNEKFSDMVPQLLWNLLSNFITAYVLAVIYLFASSSPFLGGAGVWRGVICALWLWLGFLVTSTSIEVIWMGRTVKLWLFECACSFIVMAAMGAIIAIL, encoded by the coding sequence TTGTTTACAACATACCAATTAGTATGTAAATATACTTCGATTCTCGGTTTTCAAAGAAAAATTGCGAAAGCCGCCATCAATAATGGAGATAATATGTTACCGATCAATTTAACGGCTGTTAGTTTAGCGGCCCTTACAGCGTTTGTCCTGGGATTTCTATTTCACGGACCTCTTTTCGGAAAACTTTGGATGAAATTAGCGGATGTTCATCCGACCGGAAATGAAAAATTTTCCGATATGGTACCTCAACTATTGTGGAACTTACTCTCCAATTTTATTACTGCATATGTATTGGCAGTAATATATTTGTTTGCATCTTCTTCTCCTTTCCTGGGTGGCGCTGGAGTTTGGAGAGGCGTTATTTGCGCTCTTTGGTTATGGCTCGGCTTTCTAGTTACTTCAACGTCAATCGAAGTTATCTGGATGGGAAGAACGGTTAAACTATGGTTATTCGAATGCGCTTGTTCATTTATAGTAATGGCAGCAATGGGAGCAATTATCGCTATTTTGTAA
- a CDS encoding PilZ domain-containing protein — MERRKADRYFSEEICKFKVRAKIDEIAVNGFIFDISELGVGIVGQMPDEKRIFPGANISGYVISPDERRKFHFEGSIVRKEFISQDEIERLLIGIKFSVKISLPDYLTVHALPVGFIVD, encoded by the coding sequence ATGGAGCGTAGGAAAGCAGATAGATATTTTTCTGAGGAAATATGCAAATTTAAAGTTCGTGCTAAAATCGACGAAATCGCGGTTAATGGATTTATATTCGATATCTCCGAATTAGGAGTAGGCATCGTCGGACAAATGCCGGATGAAAAGAGAATATTCCCTGGCGCTAATATTTCCGGATATGTAATAAGCCCGGATGAAAGAAGAAAATTCCACTTCGAAGGATCGATTGTCAGAAAGGAATTTATTTCTCAGGACGAAATTGAAAGGCTTCTCATAGGAATCAAGTTTTCAGTCAAAATCTCGTTACCGGATTATTTGACCGTGCATGCCCTGCCCGTCGGATTCATCGTCGATTAA
- a CDS encoding methyl-accepting chemotaxis protein, with amino-acid sequence MQIANPNTIGNQIDIPENTTLVSTTDVSGKIIEANHDLLKFSGYSKEEVIGKNHNIMRHSEMPDAVFKEMWATILSGDPWNGVIKNKVKSGNYYWAYMTVTPIFDSNGKRIGFTAIRIRPTEEQVAAAIRRYKDKKGAKFDIQWILNPTKFLQRYRIKTKLLFILILMAIALGSFSLKIILDINEEYFNSISRLEGSEYNLKLAELMRLTAKHRGLVGRFLGGESVVLPKITEIENEMNARYKEFEILNDAAGNKFQAFEKGKSIISGWENLRDNNRNLTYRESFSRHVKLIRLILDLDSSVGVASGLFLDSGKDTHFMVDASVSKLQNLAESLGQLRAYIVPLLVKGESIPNSDKLKIKELLGYAGGSFENLSKNFEYIVQFNPDEKDFASGYDDTALKINKITTLISAEIIDTNRPKIKSGEFFDPITECIDSVFALNQKVASSLARKLKVKAEQSKKDGFIVTTSVISILGLLILFQVLTIKSILDVIRDSTNKIRQIVRGGGELKENLDYGINDEIGGLLKWMGVFILNFTEIVFLLRQVTGKLTIKSKDVAELVKKYSNAAQDQAASSEETSAATEELTASVENVLGSLTVESGHLKEIGTVVVQFRSAMKDVEDAMQDMKRLTEEFSTQATSGMLSSRKTSESIHEVNQKASRIDEVVDIINEISERTNLLALNAAIEAARAGAMGKGFAVVAQEITKLADQTAQNTRSILSLTLETKKAIANSVQMVEETESSFSQLLNNISRIRDAANLVGDAKEKQSHDADKIVNSIQMIVDNSHQILDAANQERIAATEISKSLQVIAAGTQTIADSSLTLLENSNDVEQIGENLQQVINTYKF; translated from the coding sequence ATGCAGATTGCAAACCCAAATACTATCGGCAACCAGATAGATATTCCCGAAAATACTACTCTTGTTAGTACGACAGATGTTTCGGGGAAAATAATAGAGGCAAACCATGATCTGCTTAAGTTTAGCGGATATTCTAAAGAGGAAGTGATTGGGAAAAATCACAATATCATGCGTCATTCGGAAATGCCCGACGCGGTGTTCAAGGAAATGTGGGCAACGATTCTTTCCGGAGATCCTTGGAATGGGGTTATCAAAAATAAAGTAAAATCCGGCAACTATTATTGGGCGTATATGACGGTTACGCCAATTTTTGATTCGAATGGCAAAAGAATCGGATTCACAGCTATAAGAATAAGGCCAACGGAAGAACAGGTTGCCGCGGCAATTAGGAGATATAAGGATAAAAAAGGAGCAAAATTTGATATTCAGTGGATATTAAATCCAACGAAATTTTTACAAAGATATCGTATTAAGACAAAGCTTCTTTTCATTCTTATCTTAATGGCAATTGCGTTAGGGTCATTTTCATTAAAAATTATTCTAGATATAAACGAGGAATATTTCAATTCGATATCTAGATTGGAAGGTAGCGAATATAATCTGAAGCTTGCGGAATTGATGAGGCTCACCGCAAAACACAGAGGATTGGTGGGAAGATTTCTGGGGGGCGAGAGCGTAGTTTTGCCCAAAATTACGGAAATTGAAAATGAAATGAATGCGAGATATAAAGAATTTGAGATTCTTAATGATGCCGCCGGTAATAAGTTTCAGGCTTTCGAAAAAGGAAAATCGATCATAAGCGGGTGGGAGAACTTGCGAGACAATAATCGTAATCTTACGTATAGAGAAAGTTTTTCGAGACACGTAAAATTGATTCGCTTAATATTAGATTTAGATAGCTCGGTGGGAGTAGCTTCGGGTTTATTTCTCGATTCAGGAAAAGATACGCATTTCATGGTGGATGCCTCGGTGTCAAAACTCCAGAATCTTGCGGAAAGTCTTGGACAGTTGCGGGCTTACATTGTCCCGTTACTCGTAAAAGGGGAGAGTATACCTAATTCTGATAAATTAAAGATTAAGGAATTACTTGGCTACGCAGGAGGGTCCTTTGAAAATCTATCAAAGAATTTCGAATATATAGTTCAATTTAATCCGGATGAAAAAGATTTTGCATCGGGTTACGACGATACCGCCTTAAAAATAAATAAAATTACGACTCTTATTTCAGCAGAAATAATTGATACGAACCGACCTAAAATTAAATCCGGAGAATTTTTTGATCCAATAACTGAATGCATTGACAGTGTCTTTGCGCTTAATCAAAAGGTTGCATCCAGTCTTGCTAGAAAACTAAAGGTAAAGGCCGAACAATCGAAAAAAGATGGATTCATTGTTACTACTTCCGTCATTTCCATTCTTGGGCTCTTGATTTTATTTCAGGTTCTTACTATAAAAAGTATATTGGATGTCATTAGAGATAGCACAAATAAGATACGGCAAATTGTAAGAGGAGGAGGCGAATTAAAGGAGAATCTAGATTACGGAATAAATGATGAAATCGGCGGACTTCTGAAATGGATGGGAGTTTTTATTCTGAATTTTACTGAGATAGTATTTCTGCTAAGACAAGTAACGGGAAAACTTACGATTAAGTCGAAAGATGTCGCTGAACTCGTTAAAAAATATTCCAATGCCGCCCAGGACCAAGCCGCATCCTCAGAGGAAACCTCTGCGGCAACGGAGGAGCTCACGGCTTCTGTGGAAAACGTTCTCGGAAGTCTTACGGTTGAGTCAGGGCATTTGAAAGAAATAGGAACTGTAGTGGTTCAATTCCGCTCCGCAATGAAGGATGTAGAGGACGCCATGCAGGATATGAAACGGTTAACCGAAGAATTCTCAACGCAAGCGACCTCAGGCATGTTAAGTTCGAGAAAAACTTCAGAATCGATTCATGAAGTGAATCAAAAAGCCTCACGCATTGATGAGGTTGTGGATATAATAAACGAAATATCTGAGAGAACAAATCTGCTTGCTCTGAACGCGGCAATTGAAGCGGCGCGTGCAGGTGCAATGGGAAAGGGATTTGCAGTAGTTGCACAAGAAATCACAAAATTAGCGGATCAAACGGCTCAGAATACGCGGAGTATCCTCTCGCTTACTCTTGAAACAAAAAAGGCAATTGCAAATAGCGTTCAGATGGTGGAAGAAACGGAAAGCAGCTTTAGCCAGCTTCTGAATAACATTTCGAGGATACGCGATGCGGCAAATTTAGTAGGCGATGCGAAAGAAAAGCAAAGCCATGACGCGGACAAGATCGTAAATTCTATTCAAATGATTGTTGACAATTCACATCAAATACTTGATGCAGCAAACCAAGAAAGGATTGCCGCGACAGAAATATCTAAGTCCCTTCAAGTGATTGCTGCCGGAACTCAGACAATAGCCGATAGTTCGTTAACTCTTCTTGAAAATTCGAACGATGTCGAACAGATAGGAGAGAATCTTCAACAGGTAATCAATACTTACAAATTCTGA